Within the Rhizobium grahamii genome, the region CACGATATTCCGGATACGCTGGCACGCGTCCTGAAAATCCTGACCAAGAAGCCTGCAGCAAACCTCAACAAGGAAAGCGGGACGCTCGCCATAGCCGCGAGCGCCTGATCCAACTAGGCGGGTCGCGCGATGATACCAAGGGGCCAAGCCGTAGTGAGCGAAGCAGCGCAGGAAATCGATAAGCTCTTGGGATTGCATCCCAAGGGCTTTGATCTGTCCCTGGATCGCATTACCCGTCTGCTTTCTGTTCTCGGTGATCCGCAGAAGAAGCTGCCGCCCGTCATTCATGTGGCGGGCACCAACGGCAAAGGCTCGGTAACCGCCTTTTGCCGTGCCTTGTTGGAGGCCGGCGGCTACAGCGCCCATGTCCACACCTCTCCGCATCTCGTAAACTGGCACGAGCGCTATCGGATAGGTGTCGAAGGCGGTCGTGGGCAACTGGTGGATGATGCCGTCTTCGCTGAGGCCGTCCGACGCGTTGCGGCCGCCAATGATGGCCAGAAGATCACTGTTTTCGAGATCCTGACGGCAGTCACTTTCATTCTGTTTTCAGAGCATCCGGCGGATGCCGCTATCCTCGAGGTTGGCCTCGGTGGTCGTTTCGACGCCACCAACGTCATCTCCGATCCCGCCGTCTCGGTCATCATGCCGATCTCGCTCGATCACCAGCCGTATCTGGGCGATCGTGTCGAACTGATTGCGGCGGAGAAGGCCGGGATCATGAAGCGCGGGCATCCCGTTGTCATCGGTAAGCAGGAATATGACGCCGCGCTCGACGTGCTGATGTCGACCGCCGAACGGCTGAACTGCCCGACGGCCGTCTTCGGTCAGGACTATATGGCGCATGAAGAATACGGACGCCTCGTCTATCAGGACGAGTTCGGCCTGGCCGATCTGCCATTGCCGCGCCTTCCTGGCCGTCACCAGTATGCCAACGCCGCGGCCGCGATCCGCGCCGTCAAGGCTGCCGGCTTCACAGTCACCGAGACGATGATGGAGAAGGCGCTGCTCTCGGTCGAGTGGCCGGGCCGTCTTCAGCGTCTGAGCGACGGCAACCTGATGGCCAGCGCTCCGGCAAAAGCGGAAATCTGGGTCGATGGCGGTCACAACCCCGGCGCCGGCGAGGTGATCGCTGAAGCAATGGCGAACTTCGAGGAAAAGCAGCCACGGCCGCTCTTCCTAATCATCGGCATGATCAACACCAAGGATCCGGTTGGCTACTTCAAGGCGTTCAAGGGCTTGGCCGAGAAGGTCTATTGCGTGCCGATCCGTGGTAGCGACGCGATGATCGATCCGGTCATCCTGGCGAATGCCGCCTATGATGCCGGCCTTGTGGCAGAGCCGATGTCGACTGTCAGCGACGCATTGGAAGCAATCAAGGAAGGCGCGTTCGAACAGGACCATCCGCCGCGCATCCTGATCGGCGGCTCTCTCTATCTCGTCGGCGATGTGCTTGCCGACAACGGCACACCCCCGAAATGAAAAAAGCCCGGTCAAATGCCGGGCTTCTTCTTGTCTGCTTATGCGCAATGCTTAGGCGGCGCTCGAGATCCAGCTCGAAAGGGCGGTCTTCGGTGCAGCGCCAACCTTGATGTCGGCAACTTCGCCGGCCTTGAACATGGCGAGCGTCGGGATGGAACGGACGCCGAACTGAGCGGCCAATTCCGGATTCTCGTCGATGTTGAGCTTGGCGACCTTCACCTTGCCCTGAAACTCGACAGCGAGTTCTTCGAGACTGGGGGCGATCATCTTGCACGGGCCGCACCATTCAGCCCAGAAATCGACGACGACGGGTTCTGCGGATTCCAGAACTTCCGACTGGAAGTTGTTGATATCGACTTTTACGGTAGCCATAGGCTGCTCCTTTACGGATTTCCTGTTGAAGCACATGTGAGCGTGCGGCGCGGGAATTTCAATGCCCGGTATTTCACTTTGTCTCGAGTTGCGCAAGCGCCGACGCCAGGGCATCCGGCGGTAGCGTGTGAACGGAGCCATTTTCGGTGTAGACGAGCACGCAATCGATGCGCTTGCCTGGGTAGAGCGGCGCCAGGATCTCCCGATAAATGGCAAGCTGCGCCTTGTGAGCAAAGGGGATTGCTTCCGCTGTCTGCGGCGGGACGCGATTGGTCTTGTAGTCGAGTACGACAACGCGATCGTCGAAGACCGCCATTCTATCGACGCGGCCAGAGACTGCGTAGTCGCGGCCTTTCAGGGATAGCGTTCCCATGATCGAGACTTCGGGTTGGGCGTGGCCGGTGAATACGCCTTGCAGTGTCGGTGCTTCCAGCAGTCGCAAGACAGATCGGATCAGCGTTTCGCGCTCGTCCTGCGACCAGCGCCGGGCCGAACGCTCCAGATAGCGTTGCGCGGCGGCCAGGCGATCTGTCGGTGAAAAGTCCGGTAGCGTCTGCAGCATGCGGTGCAGGAGCCGGCCCTTTAGCAAGGAGCGGTCGGATTTTGCTTTGTCGCCGAATAGTGGGGATGTGACGAGCAGGTCGTCTGCCTGCTCATCAATGACCGTGCCCGCGCCGGAAGGGCTGAGAGGTCGCGGCAACTGTCTCTGCGGCGGCAGCGGTCTGCTGAGGTTTTCGGGCAATCTTTCATTCGTTTGTGCCAGCTCAGGTGGTGCGGCCCGCTCGAAGTTCCTTCCGATGTGCGGAACGCGCCATTTGATTCCAGACCAGGTGCCGTCGGGACCGGAGAACGTTGCCGCCGCGACGTGTGGGTGGCTATCAGTCATCGCCGCTGAAATCATCGCATGCCAAGTATCGCTGTTCGGCCGCACGCCGCGGTAGCCGCAAACGATCAACCGGTCGGCGGCTCGCGTCATCGCCACGTAAAGCAGCCGGCGATACTCTTCCTCGGCCAGCAACTGAATGCGGCTCGCGTCAGCCTGTGTCAGCGAGTTGCTGAGATCCCCGAGCGGCACCCATGCCGGCATCGGCGGCTCGTCGCCCGGCTGCTCCAGCAGCCGCAGCTTCGGCATATGGCTATGCGTAAAGGCTTTCGAGCCACCGTCGACGAGGAAGACGATCGGCGCTTCCAGGCCCTTCGAGGCGTGGACGGTCATGATCCGCACTTCGTTGCGGCCTTTGTCCTGCTCGCGCTTGACCTCCGGGGCCTCCAGTTCGAGCGTCGAAATGAACGATTGTAAGCCAGGGAGGCCGGAATTCTCGTGGTCGAGCGCGAAGGTCAGGAACTCATCGAGAATATCGCTGACCTCGGTGCCCAGGCGAGCGAGAAATTGTCGGCGTCCACCGTTGCTCCCCAACACATGGGCGTAGAAGTCATGGACAGAGAGGCTTTTCGATTCATTCAGGAACAGCTTCAGCTTTCGAACCGCGACCTGCAGCCGCTCGTTGCCATCGTCCGCAAATTTCAGCAGATGTGTCCAAACGCTCTCATCGTCCGGACGGAGCGCCGCCACGGCAAAGATGTCGTCTTCGCTGAGATCGAGCAGGGGGCTTTTCATCAGTGCCGCCAGCGACAGGTCGTCCTGCGGCAGAAGCAGGAACCGGCCGAGGGCGACGAGGTCCTGAATGGCGATGTGGCTTGTCAGCCTCAAGCGGTCGGCGCCCGCAACCGGAATGTTGTCACGACGCTTCAAGGCACGGGTCAACGCATTGACGAAGGAATCGCGTTTCCGCACCAGGACGAGGATGTCTCCGGCTTCGATCAGGCGCTCCTTACCCTTCTCAATGATGGTTTCCTTGCCGACCAGATTGCCGATCGTGTGCGCCATCCTGCGAGCAAGAACGGCTGCTGGCGCGCTTTCGGGCGTCGCGTCGAAGGGCGCGGTCCAGTCCTCTTCCTTGACGGTCACTTCAGGAGCGATCATCTCCCAAAGATCGACGGCGCCGGGATGACCGATACGGTTGGAACGGTGAACGACGGGCTCGCTGGAAGCGCTCAGCCCGCGGGCGTTACCCTCGGGTGTAAAGATGTGGTCGACGGCTGCCAGAACATCGGCGGTGGAGCGGAAGGATAGCGGCAGGCGAACCGTCGAAAAGGCAAGCCCGCTTTGGGCTACGCGGTGACGGGTCCGACGGCTCTCTTCGGAGAACCGCTCGGGCCGTGCACCTTGAAACGAGTAGATCGACTGCTTCTCGTCGCCAACCGCAAACAGCGTGCGCACAACACTTCGGGCACCCTCTCCCGAAAAGAAATCTTCGGCCAGCGACTGAATGACACTCCATTGGATCGGGCTGGTGTCCTGCGCTTCGTCGACAAGAATATGATCGATGCCCTGGTCGAGCTTGTAGTGGATCCAGGGCCCGACATCGCTCTTGTTGAGCAGATCCGCCGTGCGCGTGATCAGGTCCTCGAAGTCGAGCTGGCTTCGCTGCTTCTTGAGGTCCTCGTAGTCGCGATTGAGGCGATCAGCCAGGATCAACGCTGCCCGCGTCGCATCATGCATCCGGATGATCTTCAGTCGGTCGCGGCGAGAGAGAATGTGCGATCGTGCCGCCGCAATGGCATCTGCCAGTGCCGGCGCTTCGCTCAGCATCGCCTTTACGAAGAACTGCGAATCCGCCTTCGCCTCGCCCTTGACGGTCAGGAACGTCTTTTCGAGAAGCGCGATGCGGCGTTTCGCGTCTCGTTCTCTGCCCGCAGCCCGGAGGTTCGCGGCAACGTCTTGAGCCTTGACGCCACCTTTCTCATCCGCGAGATCGAGATAGCGGTCGAGCACGGGGCCCGATAGTACTGGCAACGGCCAATAGCTGGCGACGATTGCTGCTTCTGTCTCATCAGGAAGAAGTCCCAACCTGTCGCGAAGAACAAGATCAAGGCCGCCGGCGCGCTCCGCTGCGAGCGTGAATCTGCGGATCGCGTTGCGGTTTGCAACGATCTCACTCAGCAGGTTTTCCAGGCCGCTTTCGTCGCCGAGATTGAGAACATAGGTGAAGGCTTCGGCCAACGTGGCATCATCTTCAGGCGTCGTCGCCGTCAGGAGCGAACGCCGCGCATCGGCAAGCAGAGTGACGGCAGCGCGGTCGTCGAGAACCGAAAAATGACCCGCGACGTTAGCTTCCAGCGGAAACTGGTGCAGCAGGGCTTCACAGAAGGCGTGGATTGTCTGGATTTTCAATCCGCCCGGCGTTTCGAGCGCCCTTGCAAACAGCCGACGCGCTTCGGCGAGCTTCAGGCGATCAGGCCGCTTGCCCTCGATCTGGCCGATCCGCTGGCTCAGATCGTCGTCTGACAGGACGGCCCAATCAGCCAGTCGGTCAAACACGCGGTTGGACATTTCGGAGGCCGCAGCCTTGGTATAAGTCAGGCAGAGAATTGCCGAGGGGCGCGCGCCGGCAAGCAGCAAGCGAATGACCCGTTGCGTCAGGACGTGCGTCTTGCCGGATCCGGCGTTGGCCGAAACCCATGCAGAACGCTCTGGGTCCGAGGCAACCGACTGCTGGATTGTTGTCCAGCTTGTCCATGCGATAGGATCATCGCCCTCCGGCAGCGTCGTTTCATCATTCATCGTCGCCTCCTTCGTCGCTTTCGGCGGTCGACCACTCCGATACGCGCGCGAGATGGTCGTAATCACCGCCGAACTCGAACTGCTGTGCGGGGATGAGACGGGAGGTAAATCCCTTTTCGCCTGATTGCAGCAGAGATACGAACTTGATGAGCTGATCAATGGAATCGCCGGCAAGATCCATAGCCGATTTGGCCTTGTCGC harbors:
- the trxA gene encoding thioredoxin, with protein sequence MATVKVDINNFQSEVLESAEPVVVDFWAEWCGPCKMIAPSLEELAVEFQGKVKVAKLNIDENPELAAQFGVRSIPTLAMFKAGEVADIKVGAAPKTALSSWISSAA
- the addA gene encoding double-strand break repair helicase AddA, with the translated sequence MNDETTLPEGDDPIAWTSWTTIQQSVASDPERSAWVSANAGSGKTHVLTQRVIRLLLAGARPSAILCLTYTKAAASEMSNRVFDRLADWAVLSDDDLSQRIGQIEGKRPDRLKLAEARRLFARALETPGGLKIQTIHAFCEALLHQFPLEANVAGHFSVLDDRAAVTLLADARRSLLTATTPEDDATLAEAFTYVLNLGDESGLENLLSEIVANRNAIRRFTLAAERAGGLDLVLRDRLGLLPDETEAAIVASYWPLPVLSGPVLDRYLDLADEKGGVKAQDVAANLRAAGRERDAKRRIALLEKTFLTVKGEAKADSQFFVKAMLSEAPALADAIAAARSHILSRRDRLKIIRMHDATRAALILADRLNRDYEDLKKQRSQLDFEDLITRTADLLNKSDVGPWIHYKLDQGIDHILVDEAQDTSPIQWSVIQSLAEDFFSGEGARSVVRTLFAVGDEKQSIYSFQGARPERFSEESRRTRHRVAQSGLAFSTVRLPLSFRSTADVLAAVDHIFTPEGNARGLSASSEPVVHRSNRIGHPGAVDLWEMIAPEVTVKEEDWTAPFDATPESAPAAVLARRMAHTIGNLVGKETIIEKGKERLIEAGDILVLVRKRDSFVNALTRALKRRDNIPVAGADRLRLTSHIAIQDLVALGRFLLLPQDDLSLAALMKSPLLDLSEDDIFAVAALRPDDESVWTHLLKFADDGNERLQVAVRKLKLFLNESKSLSVHDFYAHVLGSNGGRRQFLARLGTEVSDILDEFLTFALDHENSGLPGLQSFISTLELEAPEVKREQDKGRNEVRIMTVHASKGLEAPIVFLVDGGSKAFTHSHMPKLRLLEQPGDEPPMPAWVPLGDLSNSLTQADASRIQLLAEEEYRRLLYVAMTRAADRLIVCGYRGVRPNSDTWHAMISAAMTDSHPHVAAATFSGPDGTWSGIKWRVPHIGRNFERAAPPELAQTNERLPENLSRPLPPQRQLPRPLSPSGAGTVIDEQADDLLVTSPLFGDKAKSDRSLLKGRLLHRMLQTLPDFSPTDRLAAAQRYLERSARRWSQDERETLIRSVLRLLEAPTLQGVFTGHAQPEVSIMGTLSLKGRDYAVSGRVDRMAVFDDRVVVLDYKTNRVPPQTAEAIPFAHKAQLAIYREILAPLYPGKRIDCVLVYTENGSVHTLPPDALASALAQLETK
- a CDS encoding bifunctional folylpolyglutamate synthase/dihydrofolate synthase, translating into MIPRGQAVVSEAAQEIDKLLGLHPKGFDLSLDRITRLLSVLGDPQKKLPPVIHVAGTNGKGSVTAFCRALLEAGGYSAHVHTSPHLVNWHERYRIGVEGGRGQLVDDAVFAEAVRRVAAANDGQKITVFEILTAVTFILFSEHPADAAILEVGLGGRFDATNVISDPAVSVIMPISLDHQPYLGDRVELIAAEKAGIMKRGHPVVIGKQEYDAALDVLMSTAERLNCPTAVFGQDYMAHEEYGRLVYQDEFGLADLPLPRLPGRHQYANAAAAIRAVKAAGFTVTETMMEKALLSVEWPGRLQRLSDGNLMASAPAKAEIWVDGGHNPGAGEVIAEAMANFEEKQPRPLFLIIGMINTKDPVGYFKAFKGLAEKVYCVPIRGSDAMIDPVILANAAYDAGLVAEPMSTVSDALEAIKEGAFEQDHPPRILIGGSLYLVGDVLADNGTPPK